One Sodalis praecaptivus DNA segment encodes these proteins:
- a CDS encoding aldo/keto reductase translates to MQSTTLNNGIAMPLVGFGVYQIAEPVECERAVLDAINVGYRLIDTAASYQNEIQVGNALKQSGLPRHELFVTTKLWLQDAHYEGAKAQFERSLHRLQLDYLDLYLIHQPYGDVHGAWRAMEELYQAGRIRAIGVSNFHPDRLADMMAFNRIPPAVNQIEINPFHAQPHAVAWMKSKGIQPQAWAPFAEGRQEIFQHPRLTAIANHYGKSAAQVILRWLAQRGIVSLAKSVRKERMAENFHVFDFQLSDEDVTQIEAMDTGISAFFSHRDPARVEWLTARQLDV, encoded by the coding sequence ATGCAGAGCACAACATTAAATAACGGCATCGCCATGCCGTTGGTGGGATTTGGCGTCTACCAGATCGCTGAGCCTGTCGAATGCGAGCGCGCGGTGTTGGATGCCATTAACGTGGGGTATCGCCTAATAGACACTGCTGCTTCGTATCAAAATGAAATTCAGGTGGGCAACGCTTTAAAACAAAGCGGTTTGCCGCGTCATGAGCTGTTTGTGACGACCAAACTTTGGCTACAGGATGCCCACTATGAGGGAGCCAAGGCGCAATTCGAGCGATCCCTTCATCGCCTGCAACTTGACTATTTGGACCTGTACCTGATTCACCAACCCTACGGTGATGTCCACGGCGCCTGGCGGGCAATGGAGGAACTGTATCAGGCGGGTAGAATACGAGCGATTGGCGTGAGCAATTTCCATCCCGATCGCCTTGCCGATATGATGGCGTTTAACCGCATTCCTCCGGCGGTTAACCAGATAGAAATAAACCCTTTTCACGCGCAACCGCATGCCGTCGCCTGGATGAAGAGCAAAGGCATCCAACCGCAGGCCTGGGCCCCTTTCGCTGAAGGGCGTCAGGAGATATTTCAGCACCCGCGGCTGACGGCAATCGCTAATCACTATGGCAAAAGCGCCGCTCAAGTGATCCTACGCTGGTTAGCACAGCGCGGCATCGTATCGCTGGCAAAATCCGTACGAAAAGAGCGTATGGCTGAGAACTTCCACGTTTTCGACTTTCAACTAAGCGACGAAGACGTGACGCAAATTGAAGCGATGGATACCGGTATCAGCGCATTTTTCTCACACCGCGACCCGGCTCGAGTAGAATGGCTGACGGCGCGCCAACTTGACGTTTAA
- a CDS encoding ogr/Delta-like zinc finger family protein — protein sequence MMHCPLCKSSAHTRSSRYLSETTKERYHQCTNINCGHTFKTLESITGSIVKPGVVAAVVPHACVSTD from the coding sequence ATGATGCACTGCCCCCTCTGCAAATCTTCAGCACACACGCGTTCCAGCCGTTATTTGAGCGAAACAACCAAGGAACGTTATCATCAATGTACTAATATCAACTGTGGGCATACTTTTAAAACCTTAGAGAGTATTACCGGGTCTATCGTCAAACCGGGCGTGGTGGCTGCGGTGGTGCCACACGCATGCGTTAGCACGGATTAG